Proteins encoded within one genomic window of Neoarius graeffei isolate fNeoGra1 chromosome 18, fNeoGra1.pri, whole genome shotgun sequence:
- the dleu7 gene encoding leukemia-associated protein 7 translates to MREMGSLKHQTEALKLLHELHSNRRLRNNTNSNKSTVPIAERARESLLARLVDILSQTISIEQDLMSSLSGEVKCFLHHKDSVDLKNICLRMALSESSCEWDRNLKELRLCLQLIVNNLLSALRDHNHLSSTGATRRLMGISITLPDI, encoded by the exons ATGAGAGAGATGGGCTCTCTGAAACATCAGACAGAGGCTCTTAAACTTTTACACGAGCTTCATTCTAACAGGAGGCTTAGGAATAACACCAACTCCAACAAATCCACTGTCCCTATAGCTGAAAGAGCCAGAGAAAGTTTATTAGCACGTTTAGTGGACATTTTATCACAGACCATCTCCATTGAGCAGGATTTAATGAGCAGTCTCTCTGGAGAAGTGAAGTGTTTTCTCCACCACAAG GACAGCGTGGATTTGAAGAACATCTGCTTGAGAATGGCTCTGAGTGAAAGCAGCTGTGAGTGGGACAGAAACCTGAAGGAGCTCCGACTCTGTCTGCAGCTCATCGTCAACAACCTGCTCTCAGCGCTGCGCGACCACAATCATTTATCGTCCACAGGAGCCACTAGACGGCTAATGGGCATATCCATCACACTGCCTGACATCTGA